Genomic window (bacterium):
AAGTAGAATCAAACCTGACAAAAAAAGAAAGAGAAGAAGTAAGGAAAAAATTTGAAAATTCAAAAGTTAAACTTGTTGGACTTGGGACAATTTTTGAATATCACAGTCCTGATAAAGAAATTTTGAAGAAAAACATTGAAGGAACAAAAGAATATGTAATACTTGCAAAAGATGTAGGAGCAGAAGGAATAAAAGTAAGACCAAATGCTTTTCCACCCAATGTTCCTAAAGAAAAAACTATTGAACAGATAGGAAAATCATTAAGAGAGGTATCATCTTTTGCTTCTGATTATGGTATAAAAATCCGGCTTGAAGTCCATGGACATGAAACATCAAACCCTGTATATATAAAGCAGATGGTAGATATTGCAGACCATCCAAATCTTTATGTATGCTGGAATTCAAATATGACAGATATTGATGAAACAGGTTCTATTGAGAAAAATTTTAATCTTCTGAAAGATAAAATAGAGATTGTACATATAAATGAACTCTGTAATGATTATCCATGGTTGACATTATTCAAATTACTTAAAGAAATAAACTTCAAAAACTTCTGTCTTGCTGAGATATTGTCAAATCCAGAGCCAGAAAGATTATTGAGATACTATAAAGCACTTTTCAACGCATATTTGAAACTTGTATAAAGATTGATTTCAATTA
Coding sequences:
- a CDS encoding sugar phosphate isomerase/epimerase family protein, which produces MKLGIVTYMIAAEWDVDTIIKKCEELGYEGVELRTQHKHKVESNLTKKEREEVRKKFENSKVKLVGLGTIFEYHSPDKEILKKNIEGTKEYVILAKDVGAEGIKVRPNAFPPNVPKEKTIEQIGKSLREVSSFASDYGIKIRLEVHGHETSNPVYIKQMVDIADHPNLYVCWNSNMTDIDETGSIEKNFNLLKDKIEIVHINELCNDYPWLTLFKLLKEINFKNFCLAEILSNPEPERLLRYYKALFNAYLKLV